In Aquipuribacter hungaricus, the genomic stretch GGCGGCGGGCCGGTCGGGCTGTCGACGCTGGCGCTCACCGTGGGGGAGGAGCCGGAGACGGTCGAGACCGTCTGCGAGCCGTTCCTGCTCCGCCAGGGCTTCCTCGCCCGGACCCCCCGGGGACGGGTCGCGCTGCCCGCCGCGTGGGCCCACCTGGGCCTGGCGGCCCCGGCCGGTGCCCCGCTGCCCGGCGGCCCCGACCTCGACGGGCCCGACGCGCCGCCGCTGTTCCGCTGACGGCCGGGCGCCGCCAGCGACCCTGCGCAGGGCTCCCGTCCGCCCGCCGCCGCCCGGAACCGGTCGCGACCCACCGTCGTGGCGCGCGTACGGAGAGGGGGGACGGCTCGCCTAGACTCCCGCGGGGGCTCCGGACCACGGGGCCCGGGAGCGCCGACGCCCGCCGCCGGCACGAGCTGGGGAGGACTGCCGTGGACCCCGCCGTCCTGCTCGTCGCAGGTCTCGTGCTCATCCTCGTCCTGCAGTTCTCGCGCGTGCGGCGCCAGCAGCGCGAGGCCCGTGACACCCGCTCCGCCCTGGCCGTGGGCGCCGAGGTGCTCACCGCCGCCGGGATGGTCGGCACGGTCGTCGAGACCAGCGGCACCAGCGTCGTCCTCGCCGGCGAGGACGGCCAGCGCTCGCGCTGGCTCGCCGCCGCCGTGGTCCGCGTGCTGTCCG encodes the following:
- a CDS encoding preprotein translocase subunit YajC, translating into MDPAVLLVAGLVLILVLQFSRVRRQQREARDTRSALAVGAEVLTAAGMVGTVVETSGTSVVLAGEDGQRSRWLAAAVVRVLSDTDPASSRYVDPASPATSGDADVADVAGHGAVDLGKRRPDGATPGSTTPGTQTPGTTDGRGDDAPGTTGSTRQD